From Flavipsychrobacter sp., a single genomic window includes:
- the sprA gene encoding cell surface protein SprA: MKGSKHFGYKFLAIISLLVVIANAAARDFDDPFYFDDPDPIEDSTNKDSLRFPIYDNTNNPVERQPSSIDLNRPSNIKQSVEYDPDDNRYYFSEKLSDRYLGAPTFMTFDEYIKYQAEKDEQNYWKRRLDALTLFNQKPKLPTMYKEGIFDRIFGGNTISVKPQGNVDITFGGNWQNIQNPTLPQRAQKYGIFDFDMQMNINLLATVGDKLKLNISNNTQATFDFQNIQRLEYTGKEDEIIKKIEAGNISFDLNSNLIQGVQSLFGLKTRLQFGKLWVTAVLSQQRSKRQSLTIQGGSQTQNFAIKADDYEENRHFLLSQYFKNNYNRALSNFPIINSQVTINKIEVWITNSTGATEGVRNVAAFMDLGEVAPHKNTLIGPINNVPYGLPDNYVNQLYANLQQNPILRTSASVIPGLDNGIDFVPQQARKLNPSEYSFNPQLGYISLNTQVQPNDVLAVAFRYTYNGKVYQVGEFAEDLPPSRTAQPQQGQQTTGNAVADQRVIFLKMLKGTAPNPRLPIWGLMMKNVYALGGLGVSKDEFRLNILYQDPGGGEKRYIPEGDNAGVPLITLLNLDRLNIQNDPAPDGIFDFVEGITINTQQGKIIFPVLEPFGEDLKPSLGTSAPLLEKKYLYQILYDSTKTVARQFQQNNRYVIKGSYKSASSSEIFLGGFNIPQGSVAVTAGGQRLVENVDYQIDYGLGRLKILNTGILNSGIPINVQYEDNATFGFQQQNFMGARLDYFVNDKLIVGGTYMRLTERPFTQKTTFGDDPIKNTVIGLDVNYQSEVPSLTRALDKLPLFATTAPSIINVTGEVAGLLPSHPKQINALDPEGSVYIDDFEGTRSSYDLKYPPTAWTLASTPQGATGPNGNELFKESKLVNDLDYGKNRAKLAWYFLEPNLVDPSTGIPDYVKLDKRQHYIRLIQQQDVFPAKNTNSLQNALTTLDLAYYPDQKGPYNFDVAGVTPDGKLTNPRSRWGGIMRAIDNSDFEQSNVEFIEFWVMDPFINEPSARGGSLYLNLGSVSEDVLKDSKKFFENGIAYPKDAAKLDKTKWGYAPKFQQQITRSFDNEPDARTAQDVGYDGLDNDEERQFFSQYINQIAGVVSPQVLQGIQADPSNDDYAYFRNAEYDNQGTFVIERYKRFNNPHGNSPVSDAGANFSQAGTNIPESEDINRDNTLSESEDYFEYRIDIKPNMNVGTNYIVNKQESNVKLPNGQISKETWYQFKVPIREYTNRVGNIADFRSIRFMRLFLSDFEDSLVMRFARLDLGRNNWRRYLFSLQTPGENIPEDDLRNVEFSVASVSVEENSDREPVPYVIPPGVNRQQANVANGQNIQLNEQALSLQFCGLKDGDARAVFKEVNVDMRQFSNLRMFIHAESRVGVPPIQDGDVRAIVRIGSDFTNNYYEYQVPLKVTLPSSVGAEAVWPDANKVDLVLDEFVRVKNERNNQGLPSFVPFQQIDEKGNTIIVVGNPNIGDAKTMMLGIANPKKTNDRLQDDGLPKCGEVWFNELRMTGLNETPGYAASGNLSVQLADLGNVNLAGSMHTEGYGNIDQKLNQRFRDNFYQYNASTNLNVGKLMPRKWGVQLPVYVGYSENISNPQYDPYDLDVKYKDKLNDARDAAHRDSLRKVAQDYTSVTSVNFSNVRILGNPEKVSSKTKPWSVKNFDVSYAYNRQFKRNPIIEKDEIIDQKLGLGYTYTIQSKPVEPFKKSIKSKSRWLSLIKDFNFNPLPANFTFRTDLNRIFNETQVRNIGDGLIKIQPTYYKNFTWVRNYTTRWELTKSLSFDYSATNNSRIDEPYGKIDTKQKRDTLWNRVSTFGRNTYYTQQFNTSYNLPFQKLPATDWMNLRLTYGATYNWTAASRLTESQGNTIGNTQTKQINGELNFRQLYNKQKWLRTVNQPKPRKQKTGKDEDEKANGQKNVKDLRPSKSTSKKLKEIKVDGIGPDEIIYNGDTTTIDELASRLSNTELDSVKKIFKARELARKKAEKEKKKRERKKRREERRRKPLEVSDAERVGGRLITMVKRSTINYTENAGTILPGYMDSTRFLGINDRSSGAPGFNFIYGYQPDRAWLETQASQNRLSRDTLFNGQFQQQYSQNLSIVTTIEPLPDLRIDLSLTKTFSKSYSELFKDTTLANGEFTHNNPYASGSFTVSYIGLKTLFKSSSVNSSIYQQFLDNRPIVSARLGRNNPYNNGVPDPTNPIYAKGYTEFSQDVLVPSFIAAYSGKSAQEVGLIDYSNSTDTRANPFRNYRPSPNWRATYNGLTKIPAINDIVSNLVVNHGYTGTLSMNSFVSTLFYQDIFDVGFPSFIDSNSGNFVPFYQVPNITISEQLNPLIGFDASFRNNLTARFEYRKTRTVSLSLIDYQISETNSTEYVVGLGYRIRGITLPFEVFGVRKLDNDLNVKVDVGLRDDKSSNNYLAQSLNVVTRGQKVITISPSVDYIVSDRLTLRLFYDRRQSIPYVTSSYPITTTRAGITLRFIFAQ; encoded by the coding sequence TTGAAGGGTAGTAAGCATTTTGGGTACAAGTTTTTGGCTATAATATCACTATTGGTAGTGATAGCTAATGCTGCTGCGCGAGATTTTGACGATCCATTTTATTTTGATGATCCCGATCCTATAGAAGACTCAACTAATAAAGATTCACTCAGGTTTCCGATATACGATAATACTAATAATCCTGTTGAGCGTCAACCTTCAAGTATCGATCTAAATAGACCATCTAATATAAAGCAGTCAGTTGAGTATGATCCTGATGATAATAGGTACTATTTCTCCGAAAAGTTGAGCGACCGCTATTTAGGTGCGCCTACCTTCATGACCTTTGATGAGTATATAAAATACCAAGCTGAAAAGGATGAACAAAACTATTGGAAAAGAAGACTGGATGCATTAACACTATTTAATCAAAAACCTAAGCTCCCTACAATGTACAAGGAGGGGATTTTTGATAGAATATTCGGGGGTAATACAATTTCTGTAAAGCCTCAGGGTAATGTAGATATAACCTTTGGGGGTAACTGGCAGAATATACAAAACCCTACACTGCCTCAGAGAGCACAGAAGTACGGCATATTTGATTTTGATATGCAAATGAATATCAACTTGCTAGCTACAGTAGGTGATAAGTTGAAACTTAATATAAGTAATAATACTCAAGCTACGTTTGATTTTCAAAATATCCAGAGACTAGAGTATACGGGTAAGGAAGATGAAATCATAAAGAAGATAGAAGCAGGTAATATTAGTTTCGATCTGAATAGTAATTTGATACAAGGAGTACAATCTCTATTTGGACTTAAAACAAGATTACAATTTGGTAAGCTTTGGGTTACAGCTGTATTGTCTCAACAACGATCGAAAAGACAGAGCTTGACAATACAAGGAGGGTCGCAAACACAGAACTTTGCGATAAAAGCAGACGACTATGAGGAAAATCGACACTTCCTTTTATCTCAGTATTTTAAGAATAACTATAACAGAGCACTAAGTAATTTCCCTATAATAAATTCTCAAGTAACCATTAATAAGATCGAGGTATGGATAACCAATAGCACCGGAGCAACAGAGGGTGTTCGTAATGTTGCTGCATTTATGGATCTGGGTGAGGTAGCTCCGCATAAAAATACGCTTATAGGACCTATTAACAATGTGCCATACGGGTTGCCAGACAACTACGTCAATCAATTATATGCAAACCTGCAGCAGAATCCTATCTTAAGAACAAGTGCAAGTGTAATTCCTGGTTTGGATAATGGTATCGATTTTGTGCCGCAGCAAGCTAGAAAACTAAACCCCTCTGAGTATTCTTTTAATCCACAACTGGGTTATATATCTCTTAATACACAAGTCCAACCAAATGATGTACTTGCAGTGGCCTTTAGATATACATACAATGGTAAAGTGTATCAAGTGGGTGAATTTGCAGAAGATTTACCTCCATCAAGAACGGCGCAACCGCAGCAAGGCCAGCAAACTACAGGTAATGCTGTAGCCGATCAAAGAGTTATATTCTTGAAAATGTTGAAAGGGACAGCACCTAACCCTAGATTACCTATTTGGGGGCTGATGATGAAGAATGTGTATGCACTAGGAGGACTTGGCGTTTCTAAAGATGAATTTAGGTTAAACATTTTATACCAAGATCCTGGAGGCGGTGAAAAAAGATATATACCAGAAGGGGATAATGCAGGAGTACCTTTAATAACATTGCTAAATTTAGACAGGCTTAATATTCAAAATGACCCTGCTCCCGATGGTATATTTGACTTTGTAGAAGGGATAACGATCAACACACAACAAGGTAAAATCATATTCCCCGTGCTAGAGCCTTTTGGCGAAGACTTGAAACCTTCACTAGGTACAAGTGCGCCATTGTTAGAAAAAAAGTATTTGTATCAAATACTATACGATTCTACTAAAACTGTAGCACGACAGTTTCAGCAAAATAACAGATACGTAATTAAGGGTTCTTATAAATCAGCTTCGTCTTCTGAAATATTCTTAGGAGGTTTTAATATTCCTCAAGGATCAGTTGCGGTAACTGCTGGTGGTCAAAGGTTAGTTGAAAATGTTGATTACCAAATTGATTATGGTTTAGGCAGGCTAAAAATATTGAATACAGGTATTTTAAATTCAGGTATACCAATTAACGTACAATATGAAGATAATGCCACATTTGGTTTTCAACAGCAAAACTTTATGGGGGCTAGGTTAGATTATTTCGTAAATGATAAATTGATAGTTGGGGGTACTTATATGAGGCTAACAGAGAGACCTTTTACCCAAAAAACAACTTTTGGCGATGACCCTATTAAAAATACAGTAATAGGGCTTGATGTGAACTATCAATCAGAGGTGCCAAGTTTAACTCGAGCGTTAGACAAGCTGCCTCTATTCGCAACAACAGCACCCTCTATAATAAATGTTACTGGGGAAGTGGCAGGGTTGTTGCCTAGCCATCCGAAACAAATTAATGCATTAGATCCAGAAGGGTCGGTTTATATAGACGATTTTGAAGGAACAAGAAGTTCTTATGATTTAAAATATCCACCAACTGCGTGGACACTGGCAAGTACGCCACAAGGAGCAACAGGGCCTAATGGAAATGAATTATTTAAAGAGTCAAAGTTGGTCAATGATTTAGATTATGGTAAAAATAGAGCCAAGTTAGCTTGGTATTTTCTTGAGCCTAATTTGGTTGACCCATCAACTGGCATACCTGATTATGTAAAGTTGGATAAAAGACAACACTATATAAGGCTTATACAACAACAAGATGTTTTTCCTGCAAAGAATACCAACTCTCTTCAAAATGCACTAACAACACTCGACTTAGCGTATTATCCTGATCAGAAAGGGCCATATAATTTTGATGTAGCCGGTGTGACACCTGATGGTAAACTTACAAACCCAAGAAGTAGATGGGGGGGGATAATGAGAGCTATTGATAATAGTGACTTTGAACAGTCAAATGTAGAGTTTATAGAGTTTTGGGTTATGGATCCGTTTATTAACGAGCCTAGCGCAAGAGGAGGGTCATTATACTTAAACCTTGGTAGTGTATCGGAAGATGTACTAAAAGATTCTAAGAAGTTTTTTGAAAACGGTATTGCTTATCCTAAAGATGCAGCAAAACTAGATAAAACAAAGTGGGGGTATGCACCAAAATTCCAGCAACAAATAACACGCTCTTTTGATAATGAGCCCGATGCTCGTACTGCACAAGATGTTGGTTATGATGGTTTAGACAATGATGAAGAGCGTCAATTTTTCTCTCAATATATAAATCAAATAGCAGGTGTTGTTTCTCCACAAGTATTGCAAGGGATACAAGCAGACCCTTCAAACGACGACTATGCCTATTTTAGAAATGCTGAATACGATAACCAAGGAACATTTGTCATAGAACGTTACAAGCGTTTTAATAATCCTCATGGTAATTCTCCAGTATCTGATGCAGGTGCTAATTTTTCTCAAGCAGGTACTAATATCCCAGAATCAGAGGATATAAATAGAGATAACACATTAAGCGAGTCGGAAGATTACTTTGAATACCGTATCGATATAAAACCCAACATGAATGTTGGTACGAACTATATCGTTAATAAGCAAGAATCAAATGTCAAATTACCCAACGGTCAGATAAGTAAAGAAACATGGTATCAGTTTAAAGTGCCTATCAGAGAGTATACGAATAGAGTAGGTAATATCGCAGATTTTCGCTCTATCAGATTTATGCGTTTATTCTTAAGTGATTTTGAGGATAGTCTTGTTATGCGTTTTGCTAGGTTAGATTTAGGGAGGAATAACTGGAGACGATATTTATTTTCTTTGCAAACACCTGGAGAAAATATTCCTGAAGACGATTTAAGAAATGTTGAATTTTCAGTAGCATCTGTAAGTGTAGAAGAAAACAGTGATAGAGAACCAGTTCCTTATGTAATACCACCAGGAGTAAATCGTCAGCAAGCGAATGTAGCTAACGGACAAAATATTCAATTAAATGAGCAGGCATTATCATTACAATTTTGTGGGTTGAAAGATGGTGATGCGAGAGCTGTATTTAAAGAAGTAAATGTAGACATGCGTCAGTTTAGTAACTTACGGATGTTCATTCACGCAGAATCAAGGGTAGGTGTTCCCCCAATACAAGATGGTGATGTTCGTGCTATAGTACGTATTGGTAGTGATTTTACTAATAACTACTATGAATATCAAGTGCCTTTAAAAGTAACCTTGCCAAGTTCTGTAGGCGCTGAAGCGGTGTGGCCGGATGCCAACAAGGTGGATCTGGTTTTAGACGAATTTGTAAGGGTTAAAAATGAACGTAATAATCAAGGGCTTCCATCGTTTGTGCCATTTCAGCAAATTGATGAAAAAGGTAACACTATAATAGTTGTTGGTAATCCTAATATAGGAGATGCTAAAACCATGATGTTGGGTATTGCTAATCCTAAAAAGACAAACGATAGGCTTCAAGATGACGGGTTGCCTAAATGTGGAGAGGTTTGGTTTAACGAATTGCGTATGACTGGGTTAAATGAAACTCCGGGTTATGCAGCATCAGGTAATTTGAGCGTACAACTAGCAGATTTGGGTAATGTAAATCTTGCCGGTAGTATGCATACAGAGGGCTATGGAAATATTGATCAGAAACTGAATCAAAGATTTAGAGATAATTTCTATCAATACAATGCCTCTACTAATCTGAATGTGGGTAAGTTGATGCCAAGAAAATGGGGGGTACAACTACCAGTTTATGTAGGTTATTCTGAAAATATAAGTAACCCTCAATATGATCCTTATGATCTTGATGTAAAATATAAGGATAAATTAAATGATGCTAGAGATGCTGCACATAGAGATTCTTTGCGAAAAGTGGCACAAGACTATACCTCAGTAACTAGTGTCAACTTTTCTAATGTTAGAATACTAGGTAATCCTGAAAAAGTATCTAGTAAAACTAAGCCATGGAGTGTTAAGAATTTTGACGTAAGCTATGCTTATAATCGTCAGTTTAAGAGGAATCCAATTATTGAAAAGGACGAGATAATAGATCAGAAATTAGGTTTAGGATATACATACACAATACAGTCAAAACCTGTTGAGCCATTTAAAAAGTCTATAAAATCTAAATCGCGTTGGCTATCTTTAATTAAGGATTTTAATTTCAATCCTTTACCCGCAAACTTTACTTTCCGTACCGATTTAAATAGAATATTTAACGAAACGCAAGTTCGAAATATTGGCGATGGCTTAATAAAAATTCAACCAACATACTATAAGAACTTTACTTGGGTTCGTAATTATACTACCAGATGGGAGCTGACAAAGTCTCTCTCATTTGATTATAGTGCCACCAACAACTCTCGTATAGATGAGCCATATGGTAAAATAGATACAAAGCAAAAAAGAGATACTCTTTGGAATAGGGTCTCTACATTTGGAAGGAATACTTACTATACACAGCAGTTTAATACTAGCTATAACTTACCATTCCAAAAGCTCCCCGCAACAGATTGGATGAACTTGAGATTGACTTATGGTGCTACTTATAACTGGACAGCTGCCTCTAGACTTACAGAATCTCAAGGTAACACAATAGGTAATACTCAGACGAAACAGATAAATGGAGAACTAAATTTTAGACAACTGTATAATAAGCAGAAATGGTTGAGAACAGTAAACCAGCCTAAACCAAGGAAGCAAAAAACAGGCAAAGATGAAGACGAAAAGGCAAATGGTCAGAAAAATGTAAAGGATTTAAGACCTTCAAAAAGTACAAGTAAAAAGCTAAAAGAAATAAAAGTTGATGGTATAGGCCCTGATGAAATAATATATAATGGTGATACTACAACTATTGATGAATTAGCGTCTCGTTTATCAAATACAGAGTTGGATTCAGTAAAGAAAATATTTAAAGCGCGAGAACTAGCACGCAAAAAAGCAGAGAAAGAAAAGAAAAAGCGTGAAAGAAAAAAGCGTAGAGAGGAGCGTAGAAGAAAACCTTTAGAGGTTAGCGATGCAGAGCGTGTAGGAGGAAGGTTAATAACAATGGTTAAGCGATCGACAATTAATTATACAGAGAATGCTGGCACTATTTTGCCAGGTTATATGGATAGTACAAGATTCTTAGGAATAAATGATCGTAGTAGTGGAGCGCCTGGTTTTAACTTTATATACGGTTATCAACCTGACAGGGCATGGCTGGAGACTCAGGCTTCGCAAAATAGATTGAGTAGAGATACATTGTTCAATGGTCAGTTTCAACAACAGTATTCTCAAAACTTAAGCATTGTTACCACAATAGAGCCTTTGCCAGATTTAAGAATTGACTTGAGTCTTACTAAAACATTTAGCAAAAGTTACAGTGAGCTCTTTAAGGATACAACATTGGCAAATGGTGAGTTTACGCATAATAATCCTTATGCTTCAGGCTCATTCACGGTTTCTTACATTGGTTTAAAAACATTGTTTAAATCATCAAGTGTTAATTCTTCTATCTATCAGCAGTTTTTGGATAATAGACCAATAGTATCAGCAAGGTTGGGACGAAATAACCCATATAATAATGGTGTGCCTGACCCGACCAACCCTATATATGCAAAAGGTTATACCGAATTTTCGCAAGATGTTTTAGTGCCTTCATTTATAGCAGCATATTCTGGGAAAAGTGCACAAGAGGTAGGCCTTATTGATTATAGTAATAGTACGGATACCAGAGCTAATCCATTTAGAAATTACCGGCCATCTCCAAACTGGAGAGCTACATATAATGGTTTAACTAAAATACCTGCTATAAACGATATTGTAAGTAATCTGGTAGTTAATCATGGCTATACAGGTACATTGTCTATGAACAGTTTTGTGTCTACTCTTTTCTATCAGGATATTTTTGATGTGGGCTTCCCTTCATTTATTGATTCTAACTCTGGAAACTTCGTGCCTTTTTATCAAGTGCCTAATATTACCATATCAGAGCAGTTAAATCCACTCATAGGGTTTGATGCATCGTTTAGAAACAATCTAACGGCTAGGTTTGAGTATAGGAAAACCAGAACTGTAAGCTTAAGCTTAATTGATTATCAAATTAGTGAGACTAACAGTACCGAGTACGTAGTAGGATTAGGATATCGTATAAGAGGTATTACACTACCTTTCGAGGTATTTGGCGTTAGAAAGCTAGATAATGACCTGAATGTAAAGGTTGATGTAGGATTAAGGGATGATAAGAGCAGTAATAATTACTTGGCGCAATCTTTAAATGTAGTTACAAGAGGGCAGAAAGTGATAACAATATCACCTTCAGTAGACTATATTGTTAGTGATAGACTTACTTTGAGGCTATTTTATGACAGGAGGCAGAGTATCCCATACGTGACTAGCTCCTACCCGATCACTACAACTAGAGCAGGGATAACCCTGAGGTTCATTTTTGCTCAATAA